Proteins encoded within one genomic window of Microbacterium sp. LKL04:
- a CDS encoding O-antigen ligase family protein, whose translation MAVHSSHPVSAPPAAPPRERTSHILLRGWCIALLIVTLSGTALPLAFGVPVAAAVGVVSFFVSVILWATIRPRVQWPRLPWYALAYIVWALASILWTHWLEATLTTVALLIVTTVGALFVGAVLTWREVVRALASALKWMLGLSIVFELWVSLIWDGPILPHFERPAGPVPDPIVLWSRDNLLDGGRIQGIFGNSNALAYVALLAIVVFAIRIASRAPRRPVLALWLVLAVFLFVRAGSATATLSAVAVGVVLITVLVMRTTTRAGERTRYYLAYGILAVGGLLAAWLLRDHVFTALGRSSDLTGRESIWEKVLARAVEHPVIGWGFSTPWIPTDPAFDRWIVDHGQTVMQAHNMWVDVFLQLGAVGIVLIAAAYVAFVWRSWFFAIDRPRWDLVSDRPYTAVTLLPTLTGAILLVQGLAESTPLLNWGWFLLILFAFKIKQAPLVGRGPSEERLIGEQGDRPLER comes from the coding sequence ATGGCCGTCCACTCCTCGCACCCGGTCTCGGCGCCGCCGGCTGCCCCGCCGCGTGAGCGGACGAGCCACATCCTTTTGCGCGGCTGGTGCATCGCCCTGTTGATCGTCACCCTTTCGGGGACCGCGCTCCCCCTCGCCTTCGGCGTCCCCGTCGCGGCAGCCGTCGGCGTCGTCAGCTTCTTCGTCTCGGTGATCCTCTGGGCGACGATCCGTCCCCGCGTCCAGTGGCCGCGACTGCCCTGGTACGCGCTCGCGTACATCGTGTGGGCACTCGCATCGATCCTCTGGACGCACTGGCTGGAAGCCACCTTGACGACGGTCGCCCTCCTGATCGTCACGACCGTGGGCGCACTGTTCGTCGGGGCCGTCCTGACGTGGCGCGAAGTCGTTCGGGCACTGGCATCCGCTCTGAAATGGATGCTGGGACTGTCCATCGTGTTCGAACTGTGGGTCAGCCTCATCTGGGACGGCCCGATCCTGCCCCACTTCGAGCGCCCCGCGGGACCGGTCCCCGACCCCATCGTCCTGTGGTCTCGCGACAACCTCCTGGACGGCGGTCGCATCCAAGGGATCTTCGGCAATTCGAACGCCCTCGCGTATGTCGCCCTGCTGGCGATCGTCGTGTTCGCCATCCGGATCGCCTCGCGCGCACCTCGACGACCCGTGCTCGCTCTCTGGCTGGTCCTCGCCGTCTTCCTCTTCGTTCGGGCGGGGTCCGCGACCGCCACGCTCTCGGCCGTCGCCGTCGGGGTCGTCCTCATCACGGTCCTCGTCATGCGGACGACCACGCGAGCCGGCGAGCGCACCCGTTACTACCTGGCCTACGGCATCCTCGCGGTGGGAGGCCTGCTGGCCGCCTGGCTGCTGCGGGACCACGTCTTCACCGCGCTGGGACGATCGAGCGACCTCACGGGACGCGAGTCGATCTGGGAGAAGGTCCTCGCGCGAGCGGTGGAGCACCCCGTCATCGGCTGGGGGTTCTCCACCCCGTGGATCCCTACCGACCCCGCCTTCGACCGGTGGATCGTCGACCACGGCCAGACCGTCATGCAGGCGCACAACATGTGGGTCGACGTCTTCCTTCAGCTCGGCGCCGTCGGGATCGTCCTCATCGCCGCCGCGTACGTCGCCTTCGTGTGGCGGTCCTGGTTCTTCGCCATCGACCGGCCCCGATGGGACCTCGTCAGCGACCGGCCCTACACCGCCGTCACTCTGCTCCCGACCCTGACCGGGGCGATCCTGCTGGTGCAGGGCCTCGCGGAGTCGACACCCCTCCTGAACTGGGGCTGGTTCCTGCTCATCCTCTTCGCCTTTAAGATCAAGCAGGCCCCGCTGGTCGGAAGAGGTCCCTCGGAGGAACGGCTCATCGGCGAACAGGGAGACAGGCCACTCGAGCGATGA
- the manA gene encoding mannose-6-phosphate isomerase, class I, translating to MLETLANAPRDYSWGSPTAIPELQGRTPTGAPEAEVWFGDHPGSPAILGDGRTLADARTHAGEPPLPFLLKILAASSSLSIQAHPDLAQAKAGYAAEEAAGVPRDAAERVYRDDNHKPEIIVALSERFRALVGLRPVADTDRLLAGLGEASGVMRLRHELTAAAPADALRAVIEAVLSGRADDVVTDVSAAIRDADVPGFEEEIDVLRAIVRDFPGDAGIVVALLMNLVVLRAGEAVFARAGVLHAYQDGLGVELMAASDNVLRGGLTPKHIDVPELMRIVDTEPADAPVLAPRGDEEAGEVFDAGVPDFLLTRHRMTGTSRTVALEGPAIVLATAGAVSVAGDEQRVDLVSGAAAYAQGEDSLTVEGVGVVYIAQPGRRH from the coding sequence GTGCTCGAGACGCTTGCGAACGCCCCCCGTGACTACTCGTGGGGATCTCCCACCGCCATCCCCGAGCTGCAGGGGCGGACGCCCACCGGAGCGCCCGAGGCCGAGGTCTGGTTCGGTGACCATCCGGGGAGCCCCGCGATCCTGGGCGACGGGCGGACCCTCGCTGACGCGAGGACGCACGCCGGCGAGCCGCCGCTTCCGTTCCTGCTGAAGATCCTCGCGGCGTCGTCATCGCTGTCCATCCAGGCGCACCCCGACCTCGCCCAGGCGAAGGCGGGCTACGCCGCGGAGGAAGCGGCAGGCGTCCCTCGCGACGCGGCGGAGCGCGTCTACCGCGACGACAACCACAAGCCGGAGATCATCGTCGCGCTGAGCGAGCGCTTCCGCGCCCTCGTCGGGTTGCGTCCCGTGGCGGACACCGACCGTCTGCTCGCGGGGCTCGGCGAAGCATCCGGCGTCATGAGACTCCGGCACGAGTTGACCGCCGCCGCGCCCGCCGACGCGCTGCGCGCCGTCATCGAAGCGGTCCTCAGCGGGCGCGCGGACGACGTCGTCACGGACGTGTCCGCCGCGATCCGGGATGCCGACGTTCCGGGCTTCGAGGAGGAGATCGACGTCCTCCGCGCCATCGTCCGGGACTTTCCGGGCGACGCGGGCATCGTGGTGGCGCTCCTCATGAACCTCGTCGTGCTGCGTGCGGGTGAGGCCGTCTTCGCCCGCGCGGGCGTCCTCCACGCCTATCAGGACGGCCTCGGCGTGGAGCTGATGGCGGCGAGCGACAACGTCCTCCGGGGCGGGCTCACGCCGAAGCACATCGACGTCCCCGAGCTCATGCGCATCGTCGACACGGAACCTGCGGACGCTCCCGTCCTCGCGCCCCGCGGTGACGAGGAGGCGGGGGAGGTCTTCGACGCCGGGGTGCCCGACTTCCTCTTGACGCGTCATCGGATGACCGGCACGTCCCGGACGGTCGCGCTCGAGGGTCCGGCGATCGTGCTCGCGACCGCCGGAGCGGTGTCCGTGGCCGGCGACGAACAGCGCGTCGACCTCGTTTCGGGCGCGGCCGCCTACGCCCAGGGCGAGGACTCGCTCACCGTGGAGGGCGTCGGCGTCGTCTACATCGCGCAGCCCGGTCGCCGCCACTGA
- a CDS encoding glycosyltransferase encodes MPARVHAILVVRPHGRGPTDLHLSRTLRALAAQTRRVDALTVVLCGPDEALKKLASESGAEAVIVTGRATGFADALRLASRRVSGDAVWLLAQDTAPAPDALARLAGALETAPSVALAAPKLVSWDDSSRIVSLGVTVTRTGRTVGLADGELDQGQHDTGEDVLGSDIRGVLVRSQVWRDLGGVDPGLAGADEGLDLGIRARLSGGRVALAPTALVAVAGDGVAGAPAGRSAGARGRRQYAERKAQLHRRMAYAPALAVPFHWLSLLPLALWRTLGHLLAKNPGRIGPEWVASFSVLFGLASVVRARRTIRRHRSAAWSSLASLRIGRRDLRERLEDEADAAAAPREDLHFFSGGGAWLVLGALATSVLSFGALLAWPVLGGGGLAPLRSGVLALWTDAAYGPRALGWDTVGPADPFASVVAVIGSLSPLAPSRALVILWFLALPLAALGGWFAATRVTARPILRAAAGFAWAVAPMFLAALVEGRPAAVILHLALPWLVYTALAARRSWSSAGLASIILVVVVACAPSLGPALIVLWLVGLGLAIATRRGRGAGRIAWLVVPSVAVFLPLCWYHLSVGDALAVFSDPGRPLAVTGDPDGLLPKALFAFGYPSTDGVGWAQFLGEDGRAWWAAAFTAPVVVLALLGPVLGRLLPASVALVAGVLGVATAVAGSGVALTVGMSGSVPIWPGSGLSLAWAGLVLAAVAGLDGLRRVDALVPVAASVIIAFLAIGAVPALTAVVRGDAALTDGPTSTLPAYVQTAGSEGERDGEQTATLVLTVQPDAAYSASVVWGASETLGGQTTLQSTRPDLTAGDRELAHVTADLVSTAGGDVVSTLANHGIAYVLLERAPRESDLARAGRLGAQNLLNQRADLVSVGETARGVLWSVEGAIAERTVDDASGPTTLRVALLQLGVIVIALLLAVPTRASLRAGRRHPRIIGERDALAAERSSS; translated from the coding sequence ATGCCCGCCCGAGTACACGCGATCCTCGTCGTCCGCCCCCACGGACGAGGCCCCACGGATCTCCACCTGAGCCGCACCCTGCGCGCGCTCGCCGCCCAGACGCGGCGCGTCGACGCGCTCACCGTCGTCCTGTGCGGCCCCGACGAGGCGCTCAAGAAGCTGGCCTCCGAATCCGGCGCCGAAGCCGTCATCGTCACGGGGCGTGCGACCGGATTCGCCGACGCGCTCCGGCTCGCCAGTCGGCGTGTGTCGGGAGACGCCGTCTGGTTGCTCGCGCAGGACACCGCTCCCGCCCCGGACGCGCTCGCGCGGCTCGCGGGTGCGCTGGAGACCGCGCCGTCCGTCGCCCTGGCGGCACCGAAACTGGTCTCGTGGGATGACTCGAGTCGCATCGTCTCCCTCGGCGTCACCGTGACGCGCACCGGCCGCACGGTGGGCCTGGCGGACGGGGAACTCGACCAAGGCCAGCACGACACCGGTGAAGACGTCCTCGGGTCGGACATCCGCGGCGTCCTCGTCCGTTCGCAGGTGTGGCGCGACCTCGGCGGAGTCGACCCGGGCCTCGCCGGTGCGGATGAAGGCCTCGATCTCGGCATCCGCGCCCGTTTGTCGGGGGGACGCGTCGCACTCGCTCCCACCGCACTCGTGGCTGTCGCGGGCGACGGTGTCGCCGGCGCGCCCGCGGGTCGCTCCGCGGGGGCTCGCGGGCGTCGCCAGTACGCCGAACGCAAGGCGCAGCTGCACCGCCGGATGGCGTACGCGCCGGCCCTCGCCGTTCCGTTCCACTGGCTGAGTCTTCTCCCGTTGGCGCTCTGGCGGACTCTCGGTCACCTGCTGGCGAAGAATCCGGGTCGCATCGGGCCGGAGTGGGTGGCGTCGTTCTCCGTCCTGTTCGGTCTCGCGTCCGTGGTGCGTGCGCGCCGCACCATCCGCCGGCACCGGTCGGCGGCGTGGTCCTCGCTCGCGTCCTTGCGGATCGGACGCCGCGACCTCCGCGAGCGCCTCGAAGACGAGGCGGACGCCGCGGCGGCACCGAGGGAAGACCTCCACTTCTTCAGCGGGGGAGGGGCATGGCTCGTCCTCGGCGCGCTCGCGACGTCGGTTCTGTCGTTCGGCGCACTTCTGGCCTGGCCGGTCCTCGGCGGCGGCGGACTCGCACCGCTGCGCAGCGGCGTCCTCGCGCTGTGGACGGATGCCGCCTACGGTCCGCGTGCGCTGGGGTGGGACACCGTGGGTCCCGCCGATCCGTTCGCCTCCGTCGTGGCCGTGATCGGCTCGCTGTCTCCCCTCGCCCCGTCCCGGGCCCTCGTCATCCTGTGGTTCCTCGCGCTGCCGCTCGCGGCGCTCGGCGGCTGGTTCGCCGCGACGCGCGTGACCGCGCGTCCCATCCTTCGCGCCGCCGCGGGATTCGCGTGGGCCGTCGCACCGATGTTCCTCGCCGCCCTCGTCGAGGGTCGGCCGGCCGCGGTCATCCTCCACCTCGCGCTCCCGTGGCTGGTCTACACGGCGCTCGCCGCGCGCCGCTCGTGGAGCAGCGCAGGATTGGCCTCGATCATCCTGGTGGTGGTCGTGGCGTGCGCGCCCTCCCTGGGACCCGCGCTGATCGTGCTCTGGCTCGTGGGGCTCGGACTGGCGATCGCCACCCGCCGTGGACGTGGAGCCGGTCGCATCGCGTGGCTCGTCGTGCCGTCCGTCGCCGTCTTCCTCCCCCTCTGCTGGTACCACCTGAGCGTGGGCGATGCGCTCGCCGTCTTCTCCGATCCCGGGCGTCCGCTCGCCGTCACGGGTGACCCGGACGGTCTGCTGCCCAAAGCGCTCTTCGCCTTCGGCTACCCGTCGACCGACGGGGTCGGATGGGCGCAGTTCCTCGGCGAGGACGGGCGCGCGTGGTGGGCCGCCGCGTTCACGGCTCCCGTCGTGGTCCTCGCGCTCCTCGGGCCCGTCCTCGGTCGCCTACTCCCGGCATCCGTCGCTCTGGTGGCGGGAGTCCTCGGCGTCGCGACCGCGGTCGCGGGGTCGGGTGTCGCTCTGACGGTCGGGATGTCCGGCTCCGTCCCGATCTGGCCCGGGAGCGGACTCTCGCTCGCGTGGGCCGGCCTCGTCCTCGCCGCCGTCGCAGGCCTCGACGGGCTGCGCCGCGTCGACGCCCTCGTTCCCGTGGCGGCGTCCGTGATCATCGCCTTCCTCGCCATCGGCGCGGTGCCCGCGCTGACCGCCGTCGTCCGAGGGGATGCCGCGCTCACCGACGGGCCGACGAGCACCCTGCCGGCGTACGTCCAGACCGCGGGCAGCGAGGGGGAGCGCGACGGCGAACAGACCGCGACGCTCGTCCTCACGGTGCAGCCGGATGCCGCCTACTCGGCGTCGGTGGTCTGGGGTGCCAGCGAAACCCTCGGCGGACAGACGACGCTGCAGTCCACACGCCCCGACCTGACCGCAGGCGACCGCGAGCTCGCCCACGTGACGGCCGACCTCGTCTCGACGGCCGGCGGCGATGTCGTGTCCACCCTCGCGAATCACGGGATCGCCTACGTGCTCCTCGAGCGGGCGCCCCGCGAGAGCGACCTCGCCCGAGCGGGCCGACTGGGTGCTCAGAACCTGCTGAACCAGCGGGCCGACCTCGTGAGCGTCGGCGAGACGGCCCGCGGCGTCCTGTGGAGCGTGGAGGGTGCCATCGCGGAGCGCACCGTCGACGACGCGTCAGGCCCCACGACGCTCCGGGTGGCACTCCTCCAACTCGGCGTGATCGTCATCGCGCTGCTGCTGGCGGTCCCGACTCGGGCGAGCCTGCGCGCGGGACGACGTCACCCGCGCATCATCGGTGAGCGCGATGCGCTCGCTGCGGAGAGGAGCAGCTCGTGA
- a CDS encoding WhiB family transcriptional regulator, whose protein sequence is MTGYRSGVPENWFVDPVNLGVPGVRRRIDTDEDTALAWQADALCAQTDPEAFFPEKGGSTRDAKRICTSCDVRGECLEYALQNDERFGIWGGLSERERRKLKRHAS, encoded by the coding sequence ATGACGGGTTACCGTTCCGGCGTTCCCGAGAATTGGTTCGTCGACCCGGTGAACCTCGGGGTCCCCGGTGTCCGCCGGCGCATCGACACCGATGAGGACACGGCGCTCGCGTGGCAGGCCGACGCCCTGTGCGCGCAGACCGATCCCGAGGCGTTCTTCCCGGAGAAGGGTGGATCCACGCGGGACGCGAAGCGGATCTGCACCTCCTGCGACGTCCGCGGGGAGTGCCTGGAGTACGCCCTGCAGAACGACGAGCGGTTCGGCATCTGGGGCGGCCTCAGCGAGCGCGAGCGCCGCAAGCTCAAGCGACACGCTTCCTGA